In one window of Halomarina pelagica DNA:
- a CDS encoding oligosaccharide flippase family protein encodes MNKSLTEQFSVAFLGGIFGRALRYSFSLIIAQGLGLDALGLFAFGLVLLKVGSVIARVGFDTAAQKFVPIYQNHGDNPRVTGIILVSIFTPLLVGVILNLLFYVTYEQVQAVIGSNFTATIPLFIAGIPLFSVMMVCMAATRGFKDTKYAVIIRDIGQTGSGFVFIVIGASVVSDFTITIIGYLASLFVGIGLGIFSLYRLGGFNRVRQPIFEIRENFRFSLPVAIVAVTQYLISWTDVLVLGLYSSPTQLGWYQAAFQTTVLLAVVLESVNAIFPSVVAEYSHTGQIKRLKRVYVAATKWITYLTVLGCLFLIIYRTEVLSIFGEPIQVAQSALVILSVSQSMAAVVGPAGYLLSMTGHERVELLNTVSACLINIALNLALVPASGIVGAAIATGISLTLLNILRAVEVWYFFRIIPYSVNYWKGFMAISGSTALMTVINVLELPLSTLELLPLVSIGSLLLFFILYRFLGMDTSDAILFKSIL; translated from the coding sequence ATGAATAAAAGCCTTACCGAACAGTTTTCGGTTGCTTTTCTTGGTGGTATCTTCGGCCGTGCTCTCCGATACAGCTTCAGCCTTATTATTGCTCAAGGTTTAGGTCTTGATGCACTCGGTCTTTTCGCGTTTGGATTGGTCTTGCTTAAAGTTGGTAGCGTCATCGCCCGTGTTGGATTTGATACTGCAGCGCAAAAATTCGTTCCAATATATCAGAATCATGGAGATAACCCCAGAGTGACGGGGATTATCTTGGTTTCAATTTTCACTCCGCTTCTGGTCGGTGTCATCCTCAATTTACTTTTCTACGTCACTTACGAACAAGTGCAGGCAGTCATCGGATCAAACTTTACTGCCACCATACCATTGTTTATCGCTGGAATTCCATTATTTTCGGTAATGATGGTCTGTATGGCTGCCACACGTGGCTTCAAAGACACGAAATATGCGGTTATCATTCGAGATATCGGCCAAACTGGTAGCGGTTTCGTGTTTATTGTAATCGGTGCATCTGTGGTTTCAGACTTCACGATCACCATTATCGGCTATCTCGCCTCACTTTTCGTTGGCATTGGGCTCGGGATCTTCTCTTTATACCGGCTTGGTGGTTTTAACCGAGTAAGGCAGCCAATATTTGAGATTCGCGAAAACTTCCGGTTCTCACTTCCTGTTGCAATCGTCGCTGTTACTCAATATTTAATCTCTTGGACGGATGTCCTCGTTCTGGGATTATACTCTTCGCCAACTCAACTCGGCTGGTATCAAGCAGCATTTCAGACCACGGTTTTGCTCGCAGTTGTTCTGGAATCGGTAAATGCGATTTTTCCATCTGTTGTTGCAGAATATTCTCATACTGGTCAAATTAAGCGACTGAAACGTGTCTATGTTGCTGCTACGAAGTGGATCACCTATCTCACGGTTCTCGGTTGTTTGTTCTTGATTATTTATAGGACAGAGGTCCTCTCTATTTTCGGTGAACCGATTCAAGTCGCACAATCAGCACTCGTTATATTGAGTGTTAGCCAATCAATGGCCGCAGTCGTTGGTCCAGCGGGTTACCTACTCTCAATGACCGGTCACGAACGCGTTGAACTACTGAATACTGTTTCAGCTTGTCTTATAAATATCGCCTTGAATCTAGCTTTGGTCCCAGCCTCTGGAATTGTCGGGGCTGCTATCGCAACTGGGATTTCTTTGACACTATTGAACATACTTAGAGCCGTTGAGGTATGGTACTTTTTCAGAATTATCCCGTACTCGGTTAACTATTGGAAGGGGTTTATGGCGATCTCAGGTTCAACTGCATTGATGACCGTTATTAATGTGCTTGAACTTCCTCTTTCTACGCTTGAACTTCTTCCGCTGGTTAGTATTGGATCACTACTACTATTTTTCATACTTTACCGGTTCCTTGGAATGGACACAAGCGATGCCATTCTTTTCAAATCAATTTTATGA
- a CDS encoding LTA synthase family protein gives MGTLSWTMRTLERLRSRNITALEQSGYELYQGLCSRTGALYQSHHPNGMNIYEEDWSVLIILDACRIDLIAELASQYDFLSNPGTFTSLGSSSEEWMSKNFTRDYDGEMANTVYISGNPFTDRVLDDDSFLVLDEVWRYNWDESLGTIRPRPITDRAITLARETNPDRMIVHYMQPHFPSIAQPDFGSRMDPNDFDGIWKSAWTDLQTGVISEEALWDAYLQNLHCVLDDVALLLANLDADSVVISADHGNAIGEWGLYGHPAHVPLPCLVTVPWYTTSSTDTGEYKPTTTASSTTGEVSDQLRRLGYL, from the coding sequence ATGGGTACACTAAGTTGGACTATGCGCACGCTTGAACGTCTGAGGTCCCGGAATATAACCGCTCTTGAACAATCTGGTTACGAATTATACCAAGGCCTCTGTTCCCGTACGGGCGCGCTTTATCAATCCCATCACCCGAATGGAATGAATATCTATGAGGAAGACTGGAGTGTTCTTATTATCCTTGATGCCTGTCGGATTGATCTGATCGCTGAACTTGCAAGTCAGTACGACTTCCTCTCGAACCCAGGGACGTTTACTTCACTTGGAAGTTCATCTGAGGAGTGGATGTCGAAGAATTTTACGAGAGACTATGATGGTGAGATGGCCAACACGGTGTATATTTCGGGAAATCCGTTTACCGACCGTGTTCTAGATGATGACTCATTTTTAGTTTTAGATGAAGTTTGGCGATATAACTGGGATGAATCTCTCGGTACAATTCGACCTCGGCCAATTACAGACCGTGCCATCACCTTGGCTCGTGAAACAAATCCTGATCGAATGATCGTTCACTATATGCAACCCCATTTCCCTTCTATCGCACAGCCGGACTTCGGATCAAGGATGGACCCCAATGATTTTGACGGTATTTGGAAGTCTGCTTGGACCGATCTTCAAACAGGGGTAATCTCCGAAGAAGCATTGTGGGACGCATACCTCCAAAATCTCCACTGTGTCTTAGATGACGTTGCCCTCTTGCTCGCGAATCTCGATGCAGATTCTGTTGTAATTTCAGCGGACCATGGTAATGCGATAGGAGAATGGGGATTATACGGGCATCCTGCACATGTTCCACTTCCCTGTCTTGTAACGGTTCCATGGTACACAACTTCGAGTACCGATACAGGTGAGTATAAACCGACGACAACAGCCAGTTCAACTACTGGTGAAGTGTCTGACCAACTCCGCCGTCTCGGATATTTATAG
- a CDS encoding O-antigen ligase family protein — MSPKIAKYLYLLSIGFLFYRGPKFGLVKYADIAIILAAGAYLISYRRKIRLPATIPYLLTTFFLSMLISLLHSPLPLSSNSIFDIFRYVLVFVLFGMTFHYVSTAKIRFTVLRNTFLLAGLPSISLSIGAFALFQVGYTPVWVISFLHRPTEARTMPLFYDPNHYGSVVTIGYLFACHYAIAHLRKEPHSVLSVSIIILPALFAFAAFTTGSRTAIGVVFTTTILLTAIFIIQAVQISVLRHVLPSAVVFGVLLLIGYQLWLPDAIQFVLLLLRLDFRNGGVLTSLNIRYSLWKGAFRTWIDHPLFGVGPNNYIHYIPYLPDEWRPERANYPHNMYLGLLAELGVTGFILAGTIIGITAKRVSKVAFHWPTSRNVITFTLLLAMLEWGFFLDIFTSRRLWFIFGLAHAIGSQEIDSGN, encoded by the coding sequence ATGTCTCCCAAGATCGCCAAGTATCTCTACCTCCTGTCAATTGGATTCTTGTTTTATCGAGGTCCTAAATTTGGTCTTGTAAAATACGCTGACATTGCTATTATCCTAGCTGCCGGAGCATACCTTATCTCTTATCGCCGGAAGATTCGTCTTCCAGCTACTATTCCATACCTCTTGACGACATTTTTTCTCTCCATGCTTATTTCTCTCCTCCATTCCCCTCTCCCATTATCGTCAAACAGTATATTTGATATATTCCGATATGTTCTTGTTTTCGTACTGTTTGGTATGACTTTTCACTACGTTTCTACTGCTAAAATCCGGTTCACGGTTCTTCGTAACACATTTTTATTAGCCGGCCTCCCAAGTATTTCACTTTCTATTGGAGCTTTTGCTCTTTTTCAAGTTGGGTATACCCCGGTCTGGGTAATATCGTTCCTTCATAGGCCGACCGAAGCTAGAACAATGCCCCTGTTCTATGATCCGAACCATTATGGGAGCGTCGTGACTATCGGCTATCTCTTTGCTTGTCATTACGCAATAGCACATCTTAGAAAGGAACCGCATTCTGTCTTATCCGTTTCTATAATTATTCTGCCAGCACTTTTTGCATTTGCTGCGTTCACCACTGGCTCACGGACGGCAATAGGAGTTGTATTTACTACTACCATACTTCTTACGGCTATATTCATCATTCAAGCAGTTCAAATTTCAGTACTTCGTCATGTACTTCCTTCTGCTGTTGTGTTCGGTGTTCTCCTTCTTATCGGATACCAGCTGTGGTTACCCGACGCAATTCAGTTCGTACTTTTATTACTTCGACTAGACTTCCGAAACGGTGGCGTTCTTACTTCTCTTAATATCCGGTATTCTTTGTGGAAAGGGGCCTTTCGAACGTGGATCGACCACCCGCTATTCGGCGTAGGACCTAATAACTATATCCACTATATCCCCTATCTTCCTGATGAGTGGCGTCCAGAGCGTGCAAATTACCCGCACAACATGTACTTAGGATTGCTTGCAGAATTGGGGGTTACTGGGTTTATTTTAGCAGGAACTATTATTGGGATTACTGCGAAACGAGTCTCTAAGGTCGCATTTCACTGGCCAACCTCACGGAACGTGATTACGTTTACACTCTTACTTGCGATGCTTGAATGGGGCTTCTTCCTCGACATCTTTACCTCACGACGTCTTTGGTTCATATTTGGGCTTGCGCATGCTATCGGATCGCAAGAAATAGACTCTGGTAACTAA
- a CDS encoding glycosyltransferase family 2 protein, translating to MAPLVSYIIATYNRKNDLVECIKSVLEQEYRPREIIIISNSTDGTEGLFEFDGELNKDCIKFHQFNGRMGVAKARNVGYVIAAGDIFVTLDDDAILTDSQATNQIVDLFESYDRIGALAFRSINYYTGKVDTAEFPYRNNDRPFDEPFEATYFVGVGNALKRSAVDEVGLYPDTFEYGFEELDISLRLLDAGYRIRYVPSVTVKHKQSPHGRFPGRKVAQKRLENRIRVGVRHLPWKYVVVSSVLWTAYAFYLSKFDPRPVIRALYEIYASWNILMSDRNVIREDTIQKLVANSGRLYY from the coding sequence ATGGCTCCTCTCGTCTCGTATATTATCGCTACTTACAACCGAAAAAACGATCTTGTGGAGTGCATCAAGTCAGTACTGGAACAGGAATATCGCCCTCGCGAAATAATCATTATCAGCAATAGTACTGACGGAACTGAGGGGCTTTTCGAATTTGACGGAGAATTAAACAAAGATTGTATTAAATTCCACCAATTTAATGGTCGAATGGGGGTGGCAAAGGCTCGCAATGTAGGCTATGTGATTGCAGCTGGAGATATCTTCGTTACTTTAGACGACGATGCAATCTTGACAGACTCACAAGCTACCAACCAAATAGTAGATCTATTCGAATCATACGACAGGATAGGAGCACTTGCTTTTAGGAGTATAAATTACTACACAGGTAAAGTAGATACTGCGGAGTTCCCTTATCGAAATAATGATCGGCCTTTTGATGAGCCGTTTGAAGCCACATATTTTGTTGGTGTAGGGAATGCATTAAAGCGCTCCGCAGTTGATGAGGTTGGTCTTTACCCAGATACATTCGAATACGGATTCGAAGAACTTGACATCTCATTACGGTTGCTTGATGCCGGGTATCGAATACGATACGTTCCGTCGGTCACGGTTAAGCACAAACAGTCTCCACATGGACGCTTTCCTGGACGGAAAGTCGCTCAGAAACGCCTTGAGAACCGTATCCGTGTTGGAGTTCGACATCTCCCATGGAAGTACGTTGTGGTTTCATCTGTCCTTTGGACGGCATATGCATTCTATCTCTCTAAATTTGATCCCCGGCCTGTGATACGTGCCCTTTACGAGATTTATGCGTCATGGAATATATTGATGTCAGATAGGAATGTCATAAGGGAGGATACTATTCAAAAGCTCGTAGCAAACTCTGGCCGTCTCTACTACTGA